The following coding sequences lie in one Gemmatimonadaceae bacterium genomic window:
- a CDS encoding dihydrofolate reductase family protein, translated as MARVICDMSASLDGYVTGPNDSRENPFGDGAGMLHDWMFDAATDEDRALLQDMLDGVGAIVMGRKSFDKNEGDGGWGDGGPVGDTPCFVVTHHEPARSHPPIFTFVTDGVVSAIERAKQVAGDKVVGLHGATVMQQALPLGLVDEIRVHVIPVLLGGGTPLFASLDSAIGLERSRVVVTPAATHLEFRVRR; from the coding sequence ATGGCACGCGTGATCTGCGACATGTCGGCCTCGCTCGACGGCTACGTCACCGGCCCGAACGACAGCCGCGAGAATCCCTTCGGCGACGGTGCCGGGATGCTGCACGACTGGATGTTCGACGCGGCGACAGACGAGGACCGGGCCCTCCTGCAGGACATGCTCGACGGCGTCGGCGCCATCGTGATGGGTCGCAAGTCATTCGACAAGAACGAGGGCGACGGCGGTTGGGGCGACGGCGGCCCGGTCGGCGATACGCCCTGCTTCGTGGTCACCCACCACGAGCCGGCCAGATCGCATCCGCCGATCTTCACGTTCGTCACCGACGGTGTGGTCAGCGCGATCGAGCGGGCCAAGCAAGTGGCCGGCGACAAGGTCGTCGGCCTGCACGGCGCGACCGTCATGCAGCAGGCACTCCCCCTCGGTCTGGTCGACGAGATCCGTGTGCACGTGATCCCTGTCCTGCTCGGCGGCGGCACGCCTCTGTTCGCGAGCCTGGACTCTGCGATCGGCCTCGAGCGCAGCCGGGTGGTCGTGACTCCGGCCGCCACCCACTTGGAATTCCGGGTGCGACGCTAG